The Pan troglodytes isolate AG18354 chromosome 7, NHGRI_mPanTro3-v2.0_pri, whole genome shotgun sequence genome has a window encoding:
- the CLDN23 gene encoding claudin-23, with the protein MRTPVVMTLGMVFAPCGLLLNLTGTLAPGWRLVKGFLNQPVDVELYQGLWDMCREQSSRERECGQTDQWGYFEAQPVLVARALMVTSLAATVLGLLLASLGVRCWHDEPNFVLAGLSGVVLFVAGLLSLIPVSWYNHFLGDRDVLPAPASPVTVQVSYSLVLGYLGSCLLLLGGFSLALSFAPWCEERCRRRRKAPSAGPRRSSVSTIQVEWPEPDLAPAIKYYSDGQHRPPPAQHRKPKPKVGFPMPRPRPKAYTNSVDVLDGEGWESQDAPSCSTHPCDSSLPCDSDL; encoded by the coding sequence ATGCGGACGCCGGTGGTGATGACGCTGGGCATGGTGTTCGCGCCCTGCGGGCTGCTGCTCAACCTGACCGGCACCCTGGCGCCCGGCTGGCGGCTGGTGAAGGGCTTCCTGAACCAGCCAGTGGACGTGGAGTTGTACCAGGGCCTGTGGGACATGTGTCGCGAGCAGAGCAGCCGCGAGCGCGAGTGCGGCCAGACGGACCAGTGGGGCTACTTCGAGGCCCAGCCCGTGCTGGTGGCGCGGGCACTCATGGTCACCTCGCTGGCCGCCACGGTCCTGGGGCTTCTGCTGGCGTCGCTGGGCGTGCGCTGCTGGCACGACGAGCCCAACTTCGTGCTGGCAGGGCTCTCGGGCGTCGTGCTCTTCGTCGCTGGCCTCCTCAGCCTCATCCCGGTGTCCTGGTACAACCACTTCTTGGGGGACCGCGACGTCCTGCCCGCCCCGGCCAGCCCGGTCACGGTGCAGGTCAGCTACAGCCTGGTCCTGGGCTACCTGGGCAGCTGCCTCCTGCTGCTGGGCGGCTTCTCGCTGGCGCTCAGCTTCGCGCCCTGGTGCGAAGAGCGTTGTCGCCGCCGCCGCAAGGCGCCCTCCGCCGGGCCTCGCCGCAGCAGCGTCAGCACCATCCAAGTGGAGTGGCCCGAGCCCGACCTGGCGCCCGCCATCAAGTACTACAGCGACGGCCAGCACCGACCGCCGCCTGCCCAGCACCGCAAGCCCAAGCCCAAGGTCGGCTTCCCCATGCCGCGGCCGCGGCCCAAGGCCTACACCAACTCGGTGGACGTCCTCGACGGGGAGGGGTGGGAGTCCCAGGACGCTCCCTCGTGCAGCACCCACCCCTGCGACAGCTCGCTGCCCTGCGACTCCGACCTCTAG